One window of Helicobacter winghamensis ATCC BAA-430 genomic DNA carries:
- a CDS encoding phospholipase D-like domain-containing protein, with protein MFKKVFTLFYLSALCLSHLVANDLYFMPKEQKQALNTLLHTIKNTQNTLDVAIYSFTNREISKAIRDIAKKGVKVRIIYDEKSNKDPNKSTIGYLAKLNNIETCLLEGKRSKNGKYNGLMHIKMAISDDKRLILGSANWSKSAFETNYETLLILDDKKLIKQSHNAFEEMFKKCEKY; from the coding sequence ATGTTTAAAAAAGTTTTCACACTATTTTACCTTAGTGCATTGTGTTTAAGCCACCTAGTTGCAAACGATTTATATTTTATGCCAAAGGAACAAAAGCAGGCGTTAAACACCCTTTTGCACACGATTAAAAACACGCAAAACACGCTAGATGTCGCAATTTACAGCTTTACAAATCGCGAAATTAGCAAGGCAATTAGAGATATTGCCAAAAAAGGCGTGAAAGTGCGTATTATTTATGATGAAAAAAGCAATAAAGATCCAAACAAATCCACAATTGGCTATCTTGCAAAACTAAACAATATAGAAACTTGCCTATTAGAAGGAAAGCGTTCAAAAAATGGAAAATACAATGGCTTAATGCATATTAAAATGGCAATTAGCGATGATAAACGCCTTATTTTAGGCTCTGCTAACTGGTCCAAAAGTGCTTTTGAAACAAACTACGAAACCCTTTTAATCCTAGATGATAAAAAGCTAATAAAACAATCCCATAATGCTTTTGAAGAAATGTTTAAAAAGTGCGAGAAGTATTGA
- the nrfD gene encoding NrfD/PsrC family molybdoenzyme membrane anchor subunit, with protein MNPIWGPDAVAIIWHWPIAVYLFLAGLSSGAMMTALSVEWMNPEKKAPWDAFVRAGVLLAPVTIIVGLLILVFDLTKPLNFYKLLLTYNLQSVMSLGVLLLLVYTPLSIIYAAMRFRASLESSFLGGLVRAFGGILDFLERHSLWFGRLIFAFAGGVGVYTGFLLSAIQTFPLYNSPILPILFLASGLSSGIAACICFGLLFFEKEVSKSTTKYLLTMDLRVIPIESLLIFALFVGLYFQGGEKAVVAITALSSGSWATIFWLCVIGFSIVIPSVIALTALKNHAYKVNFILLNAASIMIGVFALRMYILYAGQIYLGV; from the coding sequence ATGAATCCAATATGGGGACCTGATGCAGTAGCTATAATTTGGCATTGGCCAATTGCGGTGTATTTGTTTTTAGCAGGTTTGTCATCTGGGGCGATGATGACAGCTTTAAGTGTTGAGTGGATGAATCCAGAGAAAAAAGCCCCTTGGGACGCTTTTGTTAGGGCTGGGGTTTTGCTAGCACCTGTAACGATTATTGTGGGGTTGTTGATTTTGGTGTTTGACTTAACAAAGCCTTTAAATTTTTACAAATTGCTTTTGACTTACAATTTGCAATCTGTAATGTCGCTAGGTGTTTTGTTGTTGCTTGTTTATACGCCACTTTCTATTATTTATGCGGCTATGCGATTCCGTGCAAGTTTGGAATCTAGCTTTTTAGGAGGTTTGGTGCGTGCATTTGGCGGAATCTTAGACTTTTTAGAAAGGCATTCTTTGTGGTTTGGACGATTGATTTTTGCATTTGCAGGCGGAGTTGGAGTTTATACAGGATTCTTGCTTTCTGCAATCCAAACCTTTCCGCTTTATAACAGCCCGATTTTGCCAATTTTATTCCTTGCAAGTGGATTGTCAAGTGGAATTGCAGCGTGCATTTGCTTTGGGTTGTTATTCTTTGAAAAAGAAGTTTCTAAAAGCACAACAAAATATCTTTTGACAATGGATTTAAGGGTAATTCCTATTGAGTCCTTATTGATCTTTGCGTTATTTGTCGGACTTTATTTCCAGGGTGGAGAGAAAGCAGTTGTTGCAATAACAGCACTCAGCAGTGGGTCTTGGGCGACGATATTTTGGTTGTGTGTGATTGGATTTAGTATTGTAATTCCTAGTGTTATTGCCCTAACAGCGCTTAAGAATCACGCCTACAAAGTGAATTTTATCTTGCTAAATGCTGCTTCAATTATGATTGGAGTTTTTGCGCTAAGAATGTATATTTTATACGCTGGGCAAATTTATCTAGGTGTGTAA
- a CDS encoding 4Fe-4S dicluster domain-containing protein, with amino-acid sequence MAKYAMIHDSVKCIGCQGCTIACRSENAIPDGFFRLKVKMDGPHGVFPNLSFNYVRHSCEMCEHTPCVTVCPTHASFMDENGIVDIDASQCVGCLYCVVACPYNARYVNPETKVPDKCNFCKHTHLKQYGEPACVAVCPTDALVFGDLDDPNSPIFDILTTKPFVVNKPHLGTKPKLFVIPNSKGGITL; translated from the coding sequence ATGGCAAAATATGCAATGATTCACGATTCTGTAAAATGTATCGGTTGTCAAGGATGCACGATTGCTTGTAGAAGTGAGAATGCAATCCCTGATGGGTTTTTTAGATTGAAAGTTAAAATGGACGGACCACACGGAGTTTTCCCAAATCTAAGCTTTAATTATGTGCGCCACTCTTGTGAGATGTGCGAACATACACCTTGTGTAACGGTTTGCCCAACGCACGCTTCTTTTATGGATGAAAATGGAATCGTAGATATTGATGCAAGTCAATGCGTGGGCTGTTTGTATTGCGTAGTGGCTTGTCCTTATAATGCGCGCTATGTGAATCCTGAAACCAAAGTGCCTGATAAATGCAACTTCTGTAAGCATACGCATTTAAAGCAATATGGAGAGCCAGCTTGTGTTGCGGTATGTCCAACAGATGCGCTAGTATTTGGGGATTTAGATGATCCAAATAGTCCAATTTTTGATATTTTAACCACAAAGCCTTTTGTTGTTAATAAACCACATTTAGGAACAAAACCTAAGCTTTTTGTTATTCCTAATTCTAAGGGAGGTATCACACTATGA
- the phsA gene encoding thiosulfate reductase PhsA, translating to MSVNRRDFLKGVGVGSVALSMPGTLGAFQGKLEGVSKFVPSICEMCSTRCPIEARVDNGEKVFIQGNPYSVATGGSVCARGGSGANQLFDPKRLVKPIMRTGERGEGKWKEISWEEAYDYIAKKLVEIKEKYGAQSVAFASKSGPEQAFLNQFAHAYGSPNTFDHGNTCPSGYAVALTSVFGSGSVSRDFSNCKYMLNFGHNVYEGIVISYARGVTEALEKGCKLVSLDPRFSVLSSKASEWIPIRPAGDTAFMMAFVHTLIFEELYDKKFVEKYTIGFEKLKESVKDYTPERMSKECDIPADKIVAITRECASYAPHCIVDFGHRATFTPEEIEFRRAIAIANALLGNVEAKGGLYFPKGPGIYNKVAGEKVAPVFKGSILPKIPAPKHPRIDLIDVKDGEFSKISKTRGVYSQVFKSVLDGKPYAIRGLWITRSNPVMTVNNSNEVVEALKKLDLFVSVDVYVSDTSQYADIILPESTYLERDEQFLASNGKNPGYQVRQKVVETIGDTKPSWQIYLEMAQKMGYEAAFPYKDMNDYRMQQAYEYPEDMFEVKHKGIIKYGIPLLARDSKSVKKFVEKYPNSKQFLDADGEFAEFLKCKTKSGKIELFDEVLEAACGRGGLTYNDPKLKEEGEFYFIQGKVAVHTNGHTMNVPWLNTLMDDNAVWINQDVASKLRLKKGDKIKITSKVGSQIASVLPTVGIREDTLFAYFGFGHTSKYQEIAYEKGMSASHLLANTISPVTGNNVHTIGVKIEKV from the coding sequence TTGAGTGTCAATCGCAGAGACTTCCTAAAGGGAGTTGGTGTTGGGTCTGTTGCTTTGAGTATGCCCGGAACGCTAGGGGCATTTCAAGGAAAGCTAGAAGGAGTTTCAAAGTTTGTGCCAAGCATTTGTGAGATGTGTAGCACGCGCTGTCCCATAGAAGCTAGGGTGGATAATGGGGAAAAGGTGTTTATTCAAGGGAATCCTTATTCTGTTGCAACAGGTGGTTCAGTATGTGCAAGGGGAGGTTCAGGCGCAAATCAACTCTTTGATCCTAAGCGTCTTGTTAAGCCTATTATGCGCACAGGAGAAAGGGGTGAGGGCAAATGGAAAGAGATAAGCTGGGAAGAAGCGTATGATTATATTGCCAAAAAGCTTGTGGAGATTAAAGAGAAGTATGGCGCACAAAGTGTTGCCTTTGCTTCAAAATCAGGTCCGGAGCAAGCGTTTTTAAATCAATTTGCGCACGCCTATGGTAGCCCAAATACTTTTGATCACGGAAACACCTGTCCATCTGGATATGCTGTGGCTCTTACAAGTGTGTTTGGTTCAGGCTCTGTGAGTAGGGACTTTTCAAATTGTAAATATATGCTAAACTTTGGGCATAATGTGTATGAAGGGATTGTGATTAGCTATGCTAGGGGAGTTACAGAAGCGTTAGAAAAAGGCTGCAAGCTTGTTTCTTTAGATCCTAGATTTTCTGTGTTATCTTCTAAGGCGAGTGAGTGGATTCCTATTAGACCTGCTGGGGATACAGCCTTTATGATGGCTTTTGTGCATACGCTAATTTTTGAAGAGTTGTATGATAAGAAATTTGTGGAAAAATACACCATAGGTTTTGAGAAGTTAAAAGAGAGTGTTAAGGACTACACGCCAGAGAGAATGTCAAAAGAATGTGATATTCCAGCGGATAAGATTGTGGCAATCACAAGAGAGTGTGCAAGTTATGCGCCACATTGTATAGTGGATTTTGGACATCGTGCGACTTTCACGCCAGAGGAGATTGAGTTTAGAAGAGCCATTGCTATTGCTAATGCCTTGCTTGGAAATGTGGAAGCTAAAGGTGGGCTTTATTTCCCTAAGGGTCCTGGTATCTACAATAAAGTTGCAGGAGAAAAGGTTGCACCTGTGTTTAAGGGCTCTATTTTGCCAAAGATTCCAGCTCCAAAGCACCCACGCATTGACCTTATTGATGTTAAAGATGGAGAGTTTAGCAAGATTTCAAAAACACGCGGAGTGTATTCTCAGGTCTTTAAGTCAGTCTTAGATGGAAAGCCTTATGCGATTCGTGGATTGTGGATTACAAGGTCAAATCCTGTGATGACGGTCAATAACTCCAATGAAGTTGTAGAAGCACTTAAGAAGTTAGACTTGTTTGTAAGTGTGGATGTGTATGTTTCTGATACTTCACAATATGCGGATATTATTTTGCCAGAATCTACTTACCTTGAAAGAGATGAGCAGTTTTTAGCATCAAATGGTAAAAATCCGGGCTATCAAGTGCGCCAAAAAGTAGTAGAGACTATCGGGGATACAAAACCTTCTTGGCAGATTTACTTAGAAATGGCGCAAAAAATGGGCTATGAGGCAGCATTCCCTTATAAAGATATGAATGATTATAGAATGCAACAAGCCTATGAATACCCAGAAGATATGTTTGAAGTAAAGCACAAAGGGATTATTAAATATGGAATCCCACTTTTAGCAAGAGATAGCAAAAGTGTGAAGAAGTTTGTAGAAAAATACCCTAACTCTAAGCAGTTTTTAGACGCGGATGGCGAGTTTGCAGAGTTTTTAAAATGCAAAACCAAAAGTGGGAAGATTGAGCTTTTTGACGAAGTGTTAGAAGCAGCTTGTGGGCGTGGTGGATTAACCTATAATGACCCAAAACTTAAAGAAGAAGGGGAGTTTTACTTCATACAAGGTAAAGTTGCCGTGCATACAAATGGACACACAATGAATGTGCCTTGGCTAAATACCTTAATGGACGATAATGCGGTTTGGATTAATCAAGATGTCGCTAGCAAGCTACGCCTTAAAAAGGGAGATAAAATTAAAATTACAAGCAAAGTCGGCTCACAAATTGCAAGCGTGTTGCCAACAGTTGGAATCCGAGAGGACACTTTGTTTGCGTATTTTGGGTTTGGACACACAAGCAAATATCAAGAGATTGCTTATGAAAAGGGAATGAGTGCAAGCCACTTGCTAGCAAATACAATCTCTCCGGTAACGGGCAATAATGTCCATACCATTGGCGTTAAAATTGAAAAAGTATAG
- a CDS encoding formyltransferase family protein → MKVAILTSKNQWFIPYAKQLQKAIPTSRLYLSHLEIKKSYDVVFILSYHQLLPQEFLQLHKHNLVIHASSLPKGKGWSPLFWQVLEGKNEVVFTLFEADLKADNGVIYLQKTLHLSGVELYGELRELQAEMCQILCLEFLAMYPNLQPTAQCGNESFYKKRTQADSELDITKSIEEQFNLLRIVSNEKFPAFFYKNGKKFIVKIYKEN, encoded by the coding sequence GTGAAAGTAGCGATTTTAACTTCCAAAAATCAATGGTTTATTCCTTATGCAAAACAGCTTCAAAAAGCGATTCCAACTTCTAGGCTATATTTATCGCATTTAGAGATTAAAAAGTCTTATGATGTGGTGTTTATCTTGTCTTATCATCAGTTGCTTCCCCAAGAGTTTTTACAACTTCATAAGCATAATTTAGTGATTCACGCTTCTAGTTTGCCTAAAGGAAAGGGTTGGTCGCCTTTGTTTTGGCAAGTGTTAGAAGGCAAAAATGAAGTGGTTTTCACGCTTTTTGAAGCGGATTTAAAAGCAGATAATGGAGTAATTTATCTCCAAAAAACATTACATTTAAGCGGAGTGGAGCTTTATGGTGAGCTAAGAGAGTTGCAGGCAGAAATGTGTCAGATACTTTGTTTAGAGTTTTTGGCAATGTATCCAAATTTGCAGCCTACTGCGCAATGTGGTAATGAGAGTTTTTATAAAAAACGCACGCAAGCAGATAGTGAGCTTGATATTACAAAGAGCATAGAAGAGCAATTTAATCTCTTAAGAATTGTTAGTAATGAGAAATTTCCAGCATTTTTTTATAAAAATGGAAAAAAGTTTATTGTAAAAATTTATAAAGAAAATTAG
- the pseH gene encoding UDP-4-amino-4,6-dideoxy-N-acetyl-beta-L-altrosamine N-acetyltransferase, whose protein sequence is MRLELKNFTQLNEDEVALVLRWRNHASVATFMKQKHITKQEHLDFIESLKSDCSKEYFLVFENTIPLGVIDFIAIVRGVSCEFGVYQSPFLKGYGEKLMQKVLDYAFKTLRVKELRACAFNVNTRAIDLYLRFGFKIIRKDETMSYFICAGGGAKF, encoded by the coding sequence GTGAGATTGGAGCTTAAGAATTTCACGCAATTAAATGAAGATGAAGTTGCACTTGTGCTTAGGTGGCGTAATCACGCAAGTGTGGCGACTTTTATGAAACAAAAACATATCACAAAGCAAGAGCATTTGGATTTTATAGAATCGTTAAAGAGTGATTGTTCAAAAGAGTATTTTTTAGTTTTTGAAAATACGATTCCACTTGGCGTGATTGATTTTATTGCTATTGTGCGTGGGGTATCTTGTGAGTTTGGAGTCTATCAAAGCCCATTTCTTAAGGGTTATGGGGAAAAGTTGATGCAAAAGGTTTTGGATTATGCGTTTAAAACTTTAAGGGTTAAAGAATTGCGTGCTTGTGCATTTAATGTTAATACTAGAGCGATTGATTTATATTTGCGCTTTGGATTTAAGATAATAAGAAAGGATGAAACGATGAGTTATTTTATTTGTGCGGGGGGGGGGGCTAAATTTTAA
- a CDS encoding cytochrome c biogenesis CcdA family protein yields MEESLLGLFDNAPHLISLLAGILTFLSPCVLPLIPIYLSYISEISLESLKDTEVLDLKQRFRILRSALFFTLGLGLVFIAFGAVAARILNGGILLSPNLRYFAGGVLILFGLHTLGVFRIPFLNYQKTLQGVSRTSEEFGILKDFLTPFLLGASFSLGWTPCVGPILASIIALASLDGQGGVILLVIYTLGLTLPFLLCALLISYAFSFLEGIKRYFSVIEWCAGLLLIGIGILVASGGISALSAYLLKVL; encoded by the coding sequence ATGGAAGAATCACTGCTTGGGCTTTTTGATAATGCTCCGCATTTAATTAGCCTACTTGCTGGGATTCTAACTTTTCTTAGCCCTTGCGTGCTTCCACTTATCCCTATCTATCTTTCTTATATTTCTGAAATTTCCTTAGAATCGCTTAAAGACACTGAAGTTTTGGATTTAAAGCAGCGTTTTAGGATTTTAAGAAGTGCGCTGTTTTTTACTCTTGGGTTAGGGCTTGTATTTATTGCTTTTGGTGCTGTGGCAGCTAGAATCTTAAATGGAGGAATCTTATTAAGCCCAAATTTGCGCTATTTTGCTGGTGGAGTATTAATACTTTTTGGATTACATACGCTAGGGGTTTTTAGAATTCCATTTTTAAATTATCAAAAGACATTACAAGGGGTATCGCGCACTAGTGAAGAGTTTGGAATTCTAAAAGACTTTTTAACGCCTTTTTTATTAGGTGCAAGCTTCTCTCTTGGCTGGACTCCTTGCGTGGGTCCGATTCTGGCAAGTATTATTGCGCTTGCTAGTTTAGATGGACAAGGTGGAGTTATATTGCTAGTGATTTACACGCTTGGCTTAACATTGCCCTTTTTGCTTTGTGCATTGCTTATTAGTTATGCCTTTAGTTTTTTAGAAGGAATCAAGCGGTATTTTAGTGTGATTGAATGGTGTGCTGGATTGTTGTTAATTGGTATTGGAATCCTAGTAGCAAGTGGTGGAATAAGCGCACTTTCTGCATATTTGCTAAAGGTTTTGTAG
- a CDS encoding TRAP transporter large permease, translating to MSVAFLLIVLFGLLLLGVPVAISLGVSAVLTMLLFSSYDVFAVPEIMLNGLKPALMAIPMFILAGSLMSKGSSAQRIVDFAKSIVGHLPGGLPMSAILACIIFAAVSGSSPATVVAIGSVMFMALKEAGYPKSYSVGAITSAGSLGILIPPSVVMIVYGVTAEVSIEKLFMAGVIPGLLVGGMMMLYAYFGAIRLGFKATKPASFKERWLKFKEAFWALLIVFVVIGGIYAGVFTATEAAGISAVYAFIVSLFVYKDIKLKDLYSVFLDAAITTAMIFFIIGFAVVFAHFLTGERIPHMIAEYLVSMNMSWWMFLILVNVALFIMGQFMEPSSVVMIMTPLLLPIAMQLGIDPIHFGIVMIVNMELGMLTPPVGLNLFVASSLTGLSLKDVTLSIIPWLCVLLVGLGLITYIPEISLWLPSLLG from the coding sequence ATGAGTGTTGCATTTTTATTAATTGTTTTATTTGGATTGTTATTGCTTGGCGTGCCCGTAGCAATTTCGCTAGGGGTGAGCGCGGTTTTAACAATGTTGTTATTTAGTTCTTATGATGTCTTTGCTGTGCCAGAGATTATGTTAAATGGTTTAAAGCCAGCATTAATGGCAATTCCTATGTTTATTTTGGCAGGTTCTTTAATGAGCAAAGGAAGTTCTGCGCAGAGAATTGTGGATTTTGCTAAAAGTATCGTTGGGCATTTGCCCGGTGGCTTGCCTATGAGTGCAATTTTAGCTTGTATTATTTTTGCAGCAGTTAGTGGAAGTTCCCCAGCGACAGTTGTTGCTATTGGTTCTGTAATGTTTATGGCGTTAAAAGAAGCAGGGTATCCTAAGAGTTATTCAGTTGGAGCAATTACATCAGCTGGAAGTCTTGGAATTTTGATTCCGCCTTCTGTTGTAATGATTGTTTATGGGGTAACAGCAGAAGTTTCTATTGAAAAGCTTTTTATGGCGGGTGTAATTCCGGGGCTTTTGGTTGGCGGAATGATGATGCTTTATGCATATTTTGGTGCAATACGCTTAGGGTTTAAAGCTACAAAACCTGCAAGCTTTAAAGAGCGGTGGCTGAAATTTAAAGAAGCATTTTGGGCATTATTGATTGTGTTTGTTGTAATTGGTGGAATCTATGCAGGGGTTTTTACTGCCACTGAAGCTGCTGGAATTAGTGCAGTGTATGCATTTATTGTATCACTTTTTGTTTATAAGGATATTAAGCTTAAAGATCTTTATAGTGTATTTTTAGACGCAGCAATTACAACAGCGATGATTTTCTTTATCATTGGTTTTGCTGTTGTGTTTGCACACTTCTTAACTGGAGAACGCATTCCACATATGATTGCGGAATATCTTGTTAGTATGAATATGAGTTGGTGGATGTTTTTGATTTTGGTAAATGTTGCTTTGTTTATTATGGGGCAATTTATGGAGCCATCATCTGTGGTTATGATTATGACGCCTTTGCTTTTGCCAATTGCTATGCAACTTGGGATTGATCCTATTCATTTTGGGATTGTGATGATTGTAAATATGGAGCTTGGAATGCTAACACCGCCTGTTGGGCTTAACCTTTTTGTTGCAAGCTCTTTAACGGGACTTAGCCTAAAAGATGTTACACTTTCTATCATTCCTTGGCTTTGTGTGTTATTAGTAGGACTTGGACTGATTACTTATATTCCTGAGATTTCTCTTTGGTTGCCTAGTCTGCTAGGATAA
- a CDS encoding TRAP transporter small permease, producing MNKSVAVFGLAAGIVITAINVCVRYIAGFYPEIGSLTWAEEVARYCFLWSAFFGAAYGFRKGVHIAVTMLIEKFPPSLAKTCVLLTHLLNSVFLGFMFYASLMVCYLNYEIGYMSEALHSVPLWVFLLCLPIAFLGATYRSLEKIYEVSLMPADKVVKSAEKEMIHDSVVKD from the coding sequence ATGAACAAGAGCGTTGCTGTATTCGGGCTAGCGGCTGGAATTGTAATTACAGCGATTAATGTTTGTGTGCGCTATATTGCAGGATTTTATCCAGAAATTGGTTCCCTTACTTGGGCAGAAGAGGTGGCAAGATACTGCTTTTTATGGTCGGCATTTTTTGGAGCAGCTTATGGCTTTAGAAAAGGAGTGCATATTGCTGTAACAATGTTGATTGAGAAATTTCCACCATCTCTTGCAAAAACTTGTGTGTTATTAACACATCTTTTAAACTCTGTGTTTTTGGGATTTATGTTTTATGCAAGTTTGATGGTTTGCTATTTAAATTATGAAATTGGTTATATGAGTGAAGCACTGCATAGTGTTCCTTTGTGGGTATTTCTTTTGTGTTTGCCAATTGCTTTTTTGGGCGCAACTTATCGCTCTTTGGAGAAAATTTATGAGGTTTCTTTGATGCCAGCAGATAAGGTAGTTAAAAGCGCAGAGAAAGAAATGATTCACGATTCTGTTGTGAAAGACTAG
- a CDS encoding DctP family TRAP transporter solute-binding subunit: protein MKKVILASVLAAFALVGCGEQKETTAGAAGDKKVYEVKFAHVVSENTPKGKAANFFAKRVEELTDGQIKVHVFPSAQLVDDDKVFQELKRNNVQLAAPSFSKFTPFAKEFNLWDVPFLFRDTEHLHNVMDGEVGKILRDVISSKGYIALDYWDAGFKQFSTNKKPIILPSDAEGQKMRIMSSKVLEEQTKAIKAIPQVLPFGEVYSALQTGVVDAAENPLSNLYNSKFYEVQSSITISNHGYLGYLVVASEKFWNSLPQDLQEKFTTAMREATIYEREESAKEEKVLLDRLKADDKTGTKVYELDAAQKQQWQDVMIAIYPKFYDLVGKELIEKTINTK from the coding sequence ATGAAAAAAGTTATTTTAGCTTCAGTGCTAGCAGCATTTGCGCTGGTTGGTTGTGGTGAACAAAAAGAAACAACAGCAGGTGCGGCAGGTGATAAAAAAGTCTATGAAGTGAAATTTGCGCATGTTGTAAGCGAGAATACACCAAAAGGAAAGGCAGCAAATTTCTTTGCAAAAAGAGTAGAAGAGCTAACGGATGGGCAAATTAAAGTGCATGTCTTTCCTTCTGCGCAACTTGTGGATGATGATAAGGTATTTCAAGAGTTAAAGCGTAATAATGTGCAGCTTGCAGCACCAAGCTTTTCTAAATTTACACCTTTTGCAAAAGAATTTAATTTGTGGGATGTCCCTTTTCTTTTTCGCGATACTGAACATTTGCATAATGTAATGGATGGCGAAGTAGGAAAAATCTTAAGAGATGTGATTAGCTCTAAAGGTTATATTGCGTTAGATTATTGGGATGCTGGATTTAAGCAGTTTAGCACAAATAAAAAACCTATTATTCTTCCTAGTGATGCTGAGGGGCAAAAAATGCGTATTATGAGTTCTAAAGTGTTAGAGGAGCAAACAAAGGCAATTAAAGCAATCCCGCAAGTTTTACCATTTGGTGAAGTGTATTCAGCGTTACAAACTGGTGTTGTAGATGCTGCTGAAAATCCACTTTCAAACCTTTATAATTCTAAGTTTTATGAAGTGCAAAGTTCTATTACTATTTCAAATCACGGCTATTTAGGATATTTGGTTGTTGCAAGCGAGAAGTTTTGGAATAGTTTGCCGCAGGATTTACAAGAAAAATTTACAACTGCAATGCGTGAGGCTACAATTTATGAGAGAGAAGAAAGCGCAAAAGAGGAAAAAGTTTTGCTTGATCGCTTAAAAGCTGATGATAAAACAGGCACAAAAGTGTATGAGTTGGATGCTGCACAAAAACAACAATGGCAAGATGTAATGATTGCGATTTATCCTAAGTTTTATGATTTAGTGGGTAAAGAATTAATTGAAAAAACAATTAATACAAAATAA
- the ppa gene encoding inorganic diphosphatase has product MDLSKIEVGSNPERLNVVIEIPYGSNIKYEIDKDSGAVVVDRVMYSAMFYPANYGFVPNTLSDDGDPADVLVINEYPLQAGSVIKARLIGVLIMEDESGMDEKLIAVPISKIDPRYDRIKSLEDLPQITLDRIKNFFETYKMLEPNKWVKVKEYKDLNTAKEILDKAIKNYK; this is encoded by the coding sequence ATGGATTTAAGTAAAATTGAAGTAGGAAGTAACCCAGAGAGGTTAAATGTTGTGATTGAGATTCCTTATGGTTCAAATATTAAATATGAGATTGATAAGGATAGTGGTGCGGTTGTAGTGGATAGAGTAATGTATAGTGCAATGTTTTACCCTGCAAATTATGGTTTTGTTCCAAATACACTAAGTGATGATGGAGATCCTGCTGATGTGCTTGTGATTAATGAATATCCTTTGCAAGCTGGAAGTGTGATCAAAGCGCGTTTGATTGGAGTTTTGATTATGGAAGATGAGAGTGGAATGGACGAAAAGCTTATCGCTGTGCCTATTTCCAAGATTGATCCAAGATATGACAGAATTAAGAGTTTAGAAGATTTACCACAAATCACTTTAGATAGAATCAAAAACTTTTTTGAAACTTATAAAATGTTAGAGCCAAATAAATGGGTAAAAGTCAAAGAATATAAGGATTTAAACACAGCAAAAGAGATATTAGATAAGGCAATTAAAAATTACAAATAA
- a CDS encoding adenylate kinase, with product MKKLFLVIGAPGSGKTTDAEIISKNNSDSMVHYSTGELLRAEVASGSELGKLIDSFTSKGNLVPLEIVVKTIVDAISNAPKNVVLIDGYPRSVEQMIELDRILQDKNDITLASVIEVEVSEKTACDRVLGRARGADDNVEVFNNRMRVFQEPLKEIQEFYGKKGILHKIDGERTIEEITNEMEAFIKGKI from the coding sequence ATGAAAAAATTATTTTTAGTAATTGGTGCGCCCGGAAGCGGAAAGACAACAGATGCGGAGATTATCAGTAAAAACAATAGCGATTCTATGGTGCATTATTCTACAGGTGAGCTTTTGCGTGCGGAAGTTGCTAGTGGAAGTGAGCTAGGAAAACTTATTGATAGTTTTACAAGCAAGGGAAATCTTGTGCCTTTGGAGATTGTGGTAAAAACAATCGTGGATGCGATTTCAAATGCACCAAAAAATGTGGTGTTAATTGATGGTTATCCTAGAAGTGTGGAGCAGATGATAGAGCTTGATAGGATTTTGCAGGATAAAAACGATATTACACTTGCAAGTGTGATTGAAGTAGAAGTTAGTGAGAAAACAGCTTGTGATAGAGTGTTGGGGCGTGCAAGGGGGGCAGATGATAATGTAGAAGTGTTTAATAATCGTATGCGCGTGTTTCAAGAGCCTTTAAAAGAAATTCAAGAATTTTATGGCAAAAAAGGAATCTTACATAAAATTGATGGCGAGCGCACTATTGAAGAAATCACAAATGAAATGGAAGCATTTATTAAAGGCAAGATTTAA